In Paralcaligenes sp. KSB-10, the following are encoded in one genomic region:
- a CDS encoding branched-chain amino acid ABC transporter permease, whose product MVKTRRFLLLAAIFGLVLVPVLLSQSLVNAAIQMLIASLFACAFSLLCGQGGMLSFGHAAYFGVGAFATVHAMNAFNGAGLLPTPFLPLVGAAMGLVVGLLAGWFATKRSGVYFAMITLALAELLYALAPHLKGWFGGEAGVSSMRMPAFGLSFGSNTEVYYLTLIWVLVSLGLLYLFTLTPLGRLTLGLRENARRLSFLGYNVHRVSVLVFAISAMFSGIAGSLQALNMEAANYVIFDLQGSAEVLLNSFIGGVTIFLGPVLGAALMTFFGYLVSDMTHSWLLYKGLLFVVVMLFMPRGIAGLVQSVAASGRRQGFTRLAPSMALYAVASLLLTAGTVYLVELLQRFFSQDYRSLAVLNGKGWPPIALFGAQWDPTAVLTWALPVLALIAGVAVLRLAHSRWIFVVENGECVQAPLAFDSVAPKGGQP is encoded by the coding sequence ATGGTGAAGACACGTCGTTTTCTGTTGCTGGCGGCCATTTTCGGGCTGGTTCTGGTGCCTGTCTTGTTGAGCCAGTCGCTGGTCAACGCCGCGATCCAGATGCTTATTGCGAGCCTGTTTGCCTGCGCGTTCAGTCTGCTGTGCGGGCAAGGCGGCATGTTGTCTTTCGGGCATGCCGCCTATTTCGGGGTCGGTGCATTCGCCACTGTGCACGCCATGAACGCATTCAACGGCGCCGGGCTTCTTCCCACACCGTTCTTGCCTCTGGTCGGAGCGGCCATGGGGCTTGTGGTGGGCCTGCTTGCCGGCTGGTTCGCCACGAAAAGAAGCGGCGTTTATTTCGCGATGATCACGCTGGCGCTGGCCGAACTGCTGTATGCCCTGGCGCCGCACCTCAAGGGCTGGTTCGGCGGAGAGGCCGGCGTTTCCTCGATGCGCATGCCAGCCTTTGGCCTGAGCTTCGGCTCGAACACCGAGGTCTACTACCTGACCTTGATATGGGTGCTGGTCTCGCTCGGACTGCTTTACCTGTTTACGCTGACCCCTCTGGGACGGCTGACTCTGGGTCTGCGCGAAAACGCGCGCCGCCTGTCCTTTCTGGGCTACAACGTTCATCGGGTCAGTGTGCTGGTGTTTGCCATCTCGGCGATGTTCTCGGGTATCGCGGGCAGCTTGCAGGCATTGAACATGGAAGCCGCCAATTATGTAATCTTCGATTTGCAAGGCTCGGCCGAGGTGCTATTGAACAGCTTCATCGGCGGAGTCACCATTTTTCTGGGGCCAGTCCTTGGGGCCGCACTCATGACTTTTTTCGGTTACCTGGTCTCGGACATGACGCATTCCTGGCTGCTGTACAAGGGCCTGCTTTTTGTGGTGGTAATGCTTTTCATGCCACGGGGCATCGCCGGACTCGTGCAATCAGTCGCCGCCAGCGGCCGGCGGCAGGGATTCACGCGGTTGGCGCCATCCATGGCGTTATATGCCGTCGCCTCGCTGCTGTTGACGGCTGGCACGGTGTATTTGGTGGAGCTGTTGCAGCGCTTTTTCTCCCAGGACTATCGGTCGCTGGCCGTCCTCAATGGGAAAGGCTGGCCGCCCATTGCCTTGTTCGGGGCTCAATGGGATCCCACCGCCGTGCTCACCTGGGCGCTACCCGTCCTGGCCTTGATCGCTGGCGTAGCGGTGCTGCGCTTGGCGCATTCCCGCTGGATTTTTGTCGTCGAGAATGGAGAATGTGTCCAGGCGCCTCTTGCCTTTGATAGCGTAGCTCCAAAAGGAGGGCAGCCATGA
- a CDS encoding branched-chain amino acid ABC transporter permease, with the protein MDYFLVSLLNGLIYGLLLFMVSAGLTLIFGMMGVLNFAHASFYMLGAYFAYLLGPYIGFWPAIACATVLVGLVGVVVERYFLRRVHKYGHAHELLLTFGLSFIIAELVKLFFGNYPVNYHVPAMLSFSAFHIGPLAYPVYRLLMGGVALLMFGVIYLLLTRTRVGIIVRSAIYKPAMAEALGHNVPRVFMAVFGVGAALAGLAGAVAGAFYTTNPNMAIELGVLVFVVVVVGGLGSLEGAMLASLLIGLLTAFSVGVDYSLADLFTWFGAGDWAQRMGGLFTLKLSGLSATIPYALMLLILLVRPSGLMGEKE; encoded by the coding sequence ATGGATTATTTTCTTGTATCGTTGTTGAACGGACTGATCTATGGGCTGCTGCTTTTCATGGTGTCCGCGGGGCTGACGTTGATTTTCGGCATGATGGGTGTGTTGAACTTCGCCCACGCCTCGTTCTACATGCTGGGGGCGTACTTTGCCTACCTGCTGGGCCCCTATATCGGGTTTTGGCCCGCCATTGCCTGCGCGACCGTGCTTGTCGGTTTGGTCGGGGTGGTCGTGGAACGATACTTCCTGCGTCGGGTACACAAGTACGGCCATGCCCACGAACTGTTGCTGACTTTTGGGCTGTCGTTCATCATCGCGGAACTGGTGAAGCTTTTCTTTGGCAACTACCCCGTCAATTATCACGTTCCGGCCATGCTTTCGTTTTCCGCGTTTCACATCGGCCCTTTGGCATACCCCGTCTACCGCTTGCTTATGGGGGGCGTCGCACTGCTGATGTTTGGCGTGATCTATCTGCTGCTCACCCGCACACGGGTTGGCATCATCGTACGTTCGGCCATCTACAAGCCGGCCATGGCCGAGGCTCTGGGCCATAACGTACCTCGAGTATTCATGGCTGTCTTCGGGGTGGGCGCGGCCCTGGCCGGGCTGGCAGGTGCTGTGGCGGGAGCTTTTTATACGACCAATCCGAATATGGCGATCGAACTGGGCGTCCTGGTGTTTGTCGTGGTTGTGGTCGGGGGGCTCGGATCGCTCGAGGGCGCGATGCTGGCCTCCTTGCTTATCGGACTGTTGACCGCTTTCAGCGTGGGAGTCGACTACAGCCTTGCCGATCTTTTCACCTGGTTCGGCGCGGGCGACTGGGCACAACGCATGGGCGGACTCTTCACCCTGAAACTGTCCGGCCTGTCGGCCACCATCCCTTATGCGCTCATGCTGTTGATCCTGCTGGTGCGCCCCTCCGGGCTGATGGGCGAGAAGGAGTAA
- a CDS encoding branched-chain amino acid ABC transporter substrate-binding protein: MISSHIIRPLILSAALSSLGGMACAAPVKIALIETLSGPQASTGNTYRDAARYEVDRLNAEGGWNGEPIKLLEYDNQGTPSGAADKLKTAIADGAQLVIQGASSAIAGQLSEDIRKYDIRNPGKELLFVNVGAEAMDLTGAKCHFHSFRFISNAQVKIKALVAAMKAANVLGTRVYSINQNYSWGADVQQAIEDNAANGGYEVVGKTLHDVNKIQDFSPYVAKIAATHPDTVITGNWSNDLLLLMKAARSGGLKVRFATTYMDQPGNLANAGSVALGAYVVHPFDAEAGGKKSEAFSEAFKAKVGHYPVFVEPQTVFAVKMVGAALKQVKPENGKLNVNKLALAIEQTKVETPMGEWSMRAADHQVLLPLVVSVVSKDAKFKVDGTDMGFRPVKLLTADEAATPAQKTCKMKRPS, translated from the coding sequence ATGATTTCTAGCCACATTATTCGTCCGTTGATTCTTTCCGCAGCCTTGTCGTCGCTCGGTGGCATGGCCTGCGCCGCGCCGGTGAAAATAGCTCTCATCGAGACCTTGTCGGGTCCGCAAGCATCCACGGGGAACACGTATCGCGATGCCGCTCGTTATGAAGTCGACAGGCTCAACGCTGAAGGCGGGTGGAACGGCGAACCGATCAAGCTGCTCGAGTACGATAATCAGGGTACGCCCAGCGGCGCTGCCGACAAGCTCAAAACAGCAATAGCGGACGGTGCGCAGTTGGTGATTCAAGGGGCTTCTTCGGCGATTGCCGGCCAGCTGAGCGAAGACATTCGAAAGTACGATATCCGTAATCCCGGCAAAGAGCTGCTGTTCGTGAATGTGGGTGCCGAGGCCATGGATTTGACCGGCGCCAAGTGCCATTTTCACTCGTTCCGGTTCATCAGCAATGCACAAGTCAAGATCAAGGCTCTGGTGGCTGCCATGAAGGCGGCCAATGTACTGGGTACGCGCGTTTATTCCATAAACCAGAACTATTCCTGGGGGGCGGACGTGCAGCAGGCTATCGAAGACAACGCGGCTAATGGCGGCTACGAGGTCGTAGGCAAGACCTTGCATGATGTCAACAAGATCCAGGATTTCTCGCCCTATGTCGCCAAGATCGCTGCCACGCATCCTGATACCGTCATTACCGGAAACTGGTCCAATGATCTTCTGCTTCTGATGAAAGCCGCCAGGTCCGGAGGGCTTAAAGTACGTTTTGCCACCACGTACATGGATCAGCCAGGCAATCTGGCCAATGCGGGCAGCGTCGCCCTGGGAGCGTACGTGGTCCATCCCTTTGATGCCGAGGCGGGCGGCAAGAAAAGCGAGGCGTTCTCCGAGGCATTCAAGGCCAAGGTAGGTCATTATCCCGTGTTTGTGGAACCTCAAACCGTTTTCGCGGTGAAGATGGTCGGCGCCGCCTTGAAGCAGGTCAAGCCCGAGAACGGAAAGTTGAACGTCAACAAACTGGCCCTGGCGATAGAGCAAACCAAGGTAGAGACTCCCATGGGTGAGTGGAGTATGCGCGCGGCGGATCACCAAGTCTTGTTGCCATTGGTCGTTTCCGTAGTATCCAAAGACGCGAAATTCAAGGTGGACGGAACCGACATGGGGTTTAGACCCGTCAAGCTGCTGACGGCCGACGAGGCGGCGACTCCGGCACAGAAAACCTGCAAAATGAAACGCCCCAGCTAG